The DNA sequence GATACAACCAAACCTAAAATTGCACCAAAAATAACTTCTATAGGAGTATGGCCTAATAACTCCTTCAGACGTTTTTCTGTTAATTTCTTATCATTATTGCTATCAAAAATTAATCTATTTAATATAGCTGCTTGCTTACCGGCAGCTCTACGTACACCAGCAGCATCATACATAACTACTAAAGATAAAACAAGTGCCATAGCTGTTAAAGGGGACTCCCACCCCACTTTAAAACCTAAGGCACCTGTTAACCCCATTACAAATGCAGAATGGGAGCTTGGCATACCTCCACTTGCTACAAATAATTTAAAATCTATTGATTTAGTTTTTAATAACGATATCAAAACTTTTAAGAGCTGTGCAATAAACCAAGATATGACAGCTGTTGCAAAAAAATCATTAGATTTTAGTTTAACCAAAAATTCCAAACGATATCAACCCCTTAGAGTAGATAGATCCTTTTAACTTTCTCGATTCACTAATTTATTAGCTATTTTTCGTAATGGTTCGGCTTTTTCCCCATAGGTAGATATAGAGTTAATTGCTTCATTATACAATTTTTGTGCATATTGTTCAGATTCTTTTAAACCTATTAATTTGGGGTATGTAGCTTTATCACTTTCTTCATCTTTTCCAAGTGATTTTCCTAATTTTTGTTCATCACCTTTTATATCTAATATATCGTCCACAACTTGAAAAGCTAACCCTAACTTTTGAGCGTAATTAGTTATATTATTCAAGTCATTACTACTTGCTTCACCTATTATAGCACCAGCTCTCACACTGGCATTAAATAATGCACCAGTTTTATTTTCATGTATAAAAGAAACATTTTCAATATTAGCGTTTCTATTTTTTTCCATTTCTAAATCAACAACTTGTCCTCCAATCATTCCAGAGGTGCCAGATGCTTTTGATATCTCTCTAGCCGCTTTTAAGCCAATATATGGATATTTATAATTTAAAGAGCTTTCTAACATTAGTTCAAATGAATAATTCAGTAAAGCATCTCCTGCTAAAATAGCTATATCTTCTCCGTATATCACATGGTTAGTTGGTTTACCTCTTCTCTTATCATCATTATCTAAAGCTGGTAAATCATCATGTATTAAAGAATAGGTATGAATCATTTCTATA is a window from the Natranaerobius trueperi genome containing:
- a CDS encoding divergent PAP2 family protein, which codes for MEFLVKLKSNDFFATAVISWFIAQLLKVLISLLKTKSIDFKLFVASGGMPSSHSAFVMGLTGALGFKVGWESPLTAMALVLSLVVMYDAAGVRRAAGKQAAILNRLIFDSNNDKKLTEKRLKELLGHTPIEVIFGAILGLVVSYLIV
- a CDS encoding polyprenyl synthetase family protein — its product is MNYDNYLEDKRILIEQSLDEYLPNAETIPNHIHKSMRHSVFAGGKRLRPVLTLITGEFFGTKEDELLPFACAIEMIHTYSLIHDDLPALDNDDKRRGKPTNHVIYGEDIAILAGDALLNYSFELMLESSLNYKYPYIGLKAAREISKASGTSGMIGGQVVDLEMEKNRNANIENVSFIHENKTGALFNASVRAGAIIGEASSNDLNNITNYAQKLGLAFQVVDDILDIKGDEQKLGKSLGKDEESDKATYPKLIGLKESEQYAQKLYNEAINSISTYGEKAEPLRKIANKLVNRES